One genomic window of Polaromonas sp. SP1 includes the following:
- the ybgF gene encoding tol-pal system protein YbgF, whose amino-acid sequence MFRIAATVAAGMLAFSAHAGLFEDDEARKAILDLRQKVDTSQQRMADEVRKTTEDNAQLRRSLLDLSNQIEALRNELASLRGQNENLTRNVAEMQRTQKDLTTGVDERLRKFEPGKVTVDGKEFVAEPAERQEFETALATLRKGDFAAAQTSFVAFMKRYPQTGYRASALFWLGNAQYALRNYRDAVTNFRALVTAEPDHLRAPEALLSLANCQIELKDTRSARKTLEDLVKAYPQAEAAAVAKDRLSKLK is encoded by the coding sequence ATGTTCCGGATTGCCGCGACGGTCGCGGCCGGCATGCTGGCGTTCAGTGCACACGCCGGCCTGTTTGAAGACGACGAAGCCCGCAAGGCGATTCTCGATTTGCGGCAGAAGGTAGACACCTCACAGCAGCGCATGGCCGATGAAGTGCGCAAAACCACCGAGGACAATGCCCAGCTGCGGCGCAGCCTGCTCGATCTGTCGAACCAGATTGAAGCCTTGCGCAACGAACTGGCCAGCCTGCGTGGGCAGAACGAAAACCTCACGCGAAACGTTGCCGAAATGCAGCGCACCCAGAAAGACCTGACGACGGGCGTCGACGAGCGCCTGCGCAAGTTCGAGCCGGGCAAGGTCACCGTGGACGGCAAGGAGTTTGTGGCCGAACCCGCTGAAAGGCAGGAGTTCGAAACCGCGCTGGCAACACTGCGCAAAGGCGACTTTGCGGCTGCGCAGACCAGTTTCGTGGCCTTCATGAAGCGCTACCCGCAGACCGGCTACCGCGCCTCGGCCCTGTTCTGGCTGGGCAATGCGCAGTACGCCCTGCGCAACTACCGCGACGCAGTGACCAACTTCCGGGCATTGGTGACGGCAGAGCCCGATCACTTGCGCGCACCGGAAGCATTGCTGTCACTGGCCAATTGCCAGATTGAACTCAAAGACACCCGGTCGGCACGCAAGACGCTTGAGGATCTGGTCAAGGCTTATCCCCAGGCGGAAGCCGCCGCTGTGGCCAAAGACCGTCTGTCCAAGCTGAAGTAA
- a CDS encoding YeeE/YedE family protein: MDTSALNSLTAQVLWAGFILSMIFGAIAQRTHFCTMGAVSDIVNMGDWTRMRMWGMAIGVAMIGFFTMAAAGVIDPAKTLYASNRFIWLSALVGGAMFGFGMVLASGCGSKTLVRIGGGSLKSVVVFAVMGIAAFATLKGITAVVRVATVDKVAVDFTVNATLPNWVAGAIGISPAAAGIGLAVLIGLGLIVWALLSEDFRRFDNLLAGLGIGAVVAAMWWVSGRLGYVAEHPETLQEAFLATNSGRAEALSFVSPVAYTVDWFMFFSDKSKVLTLGIVSVFGVVAGSAVYAVSSRNFRWEGFRDAEDTANHLVGATLMGVGGVCAMGCTVGQGLSGISTLSATSFVALAAILAGCVAGLKYQVWRLERSA, encoded by the coding sequence ATGGATACCTCAGCACTCAACAGTCTTACGGCTCAGGTTCTCTGGGCCGGTTTCATTCTTTCGATGATTTTTGGCGCCATTGCCCAGCGCACGCATTTCTGCACCATGGGCGCCGTGAGCGACATCGTGAACATGGGCGACTGGACCCGGATGCGCATGTGGGGCATGGCCATCGGCGTTGCCATGATCGGCTTTTTCACCATGGCCGCGGCCGGTGTGATTGACCCCGCCAAAACACTGTATGCCTCCAACCGTTTTATCTGGCTCTCCGCACTGGTGGGTGGGGCCATGTTCGGCTTCGGCATGGTGCTGGCCTCAGGCTGCGGCAGCAAGACGCTGGTGCGTATTGGCGGCGGCAGCCTCAAGTCCGTTGTCGTGTTCGCTGTGATGGGCATCGCCGCTTTCGCCACACTCAAGGGTATTACCGCTGTTGTTCGCGTTGCAACCGTCGATAAAGTGGCCGTCGATTTCACGGTCAACGCCACCTTGCCGAATTGGGTTGCAGGTGCGATCGGCATTTCACCTGCAGCCGCCGGGATCGGCCTGGCTGTATTGATCGGCCTGGGCCTGATCGTCTGGGCACTGTTGAGCGAGGACTTTCGGCGCTTCGATAATTTGCTCGCCGGCCTGGGCATAGGCGCCGTGGTGGCGGCCATGTGGTGGGTCAGCGGACGGCTCGGCTATGTGGCCGAGCATCCTGAAACACTGCAGGAGGCCTTTCTGGCCACCAACTCGGGCAGGGCTGAGGCTTTGAGTTTTGTTTCACCCGTCGCCTACACCGTGGACTGGTTCATGTTCTTCAGCGACAAGAGCAAGGTTCTGACGCTCGGCATCGTGTCGGTGTTTGGCGTGGTCGCCGGCTCGGCCGTTTATGCCGTGTCTTCGCGCAATTTCCGCTGGGAAGGGTTCCGGGATGCCGAGGACACGGCCAACCACCTCGTTGGCGCCACGCTGATGGGCGTCGGCGGTGTCTGCGCCATGGGTTGCACCGTGGGCCAGGGCCTGTCGGGTATTTCGACCTTGAGCGCAACCAGCTTTGTGGCGCTGGCCGCAATCCTGGCCGGTTGCGTGGCCGGGCTGAAATACCAGGTCTGGCGTCTTGAGCGCTCGGCCTGA
- the tolB gene encoding Tol-Pal system beta propeller repeat protein TolB has protein sequence MSIAPTFCPLRRRTLVSLLAAGALPAVPAFAQFRIEVSGVGLTQLPIAVAAFRGDAQAPQKIGAIVRADLERSGMFRPVDTTGVAADENTRPDLGVWRQKGADSMVTGSVSLLADGRYDVRLRLWDIVRGQDLGGQSYTVGAADLRLSAHRISDFVYEKLTGEKGVFSTRIAYVTKAAQKFNLWVADSDGEGAQSALTSPEPIISPAWSPNGAQLAYVSFESRKPVIYSHDVASGKRRLLANFRGSNSAPAWSPDGKQLVATLSRDGGSQLYAIGLNGGDPKRLTQSSSIDTEPAFSPDGRYIYFVSDRGGAPQIYRMSPGGGNAERVTFTGSYNISPAVSPDGRWLAYVSRVGGAFKLHVMELATGTVTPITDTSADESPSFAPNSRLIVYATQQQGREALMTTTLDGKIKAKLSGASGDIREPDWGPFQR, from the coding sequence ATGAGCATTGCACCTACTTTTTGTCCTCTTCGCCGCCGTACGCTGGTCAGCCTGCTGGCCGCAGGGGCACTTCCCGCCGTGCCTGCCTTTGCGCAGTTTCGCATCGAGGTCTCCGGCGTCGGCCTGACCCAGTTGCCCATCGCCGTGGCCGCCTTTCGCGGCGATGCGCAGGCGCCGCAAAAAATCGGCGCCATCGTGAGAGCTGATCTTGAACGTAGCGGCATGTTCCGCCCGGTCGACACCACCGGCGTCGCGGCCGATGAAAATACCCGCCCTGACCTGGGCGTCTGGCGGCAAAAGGGCGCGGACTCCATGGTCACAGGCAGCGTGTCGCTGCTGGCCGACGGCCGGTACGACGTCCGCCTGCGCCTCTGGGACATCGTGCGCGGGCAAGACCTGGGCGGCCAGAGCTACACCGTGGGTGCGGCGGACCTGCGGCTGTCGGCCCACCGGATTTCGGATTTTGTCTATGAAAAGCTTACCGGCGAGAAAGGCGTTTTCTCGACGCGCATCGCTTACGTGACCAAGGCAGCCCAGAAGTTCAACCTCTGGGTGGCCGATTCCGACGGGGAGGGCGCCCAGTCGGCCCTGACCAGCCCTGAGCCGATCATTTCTCCCGCGTGGTCGCCCAACGGCGCGCAACTGGCGTATGTGTCGTTTGAGTCCCGCAAACCTGTCATCTATTCGCATGACGTGGCAAGCGGCAAGCGGCGGCTGCTCGCCAATTTCCGGGGATCCAACAGCGCGCCTGCGTGGTCGCCGGATGGAAAACAGCTGGTGGCCACGCTCAGCCGAGACGGCGGCTCGCAGCTTTACGCGATTGGCCTGAACGGAGGGGACCCGAAGCGGCTCACCCAGTCTTCCAGCATCGACACCGAGCCTGCTTTCTCGCCGGACGGCCGCTATATTTATTTCGTCAGCGACCGCGGCGGCGCGCCGCAGATCTACCGCATGAGCCCCGGCGGCGGCAATGCCGAGCGGGTCACTTTCACCGGCAGCTACAACATCTCCCCGGCGGTCAGCCCCGACGGGCGCTGGCTGGCTTATGTTTCCCGGGTGGGCGGCGCTTTCAAGCTGCACGTCATGGAACTCGCCACCGGCACCGTCACTCCAATCACCGACACCTCGGCCGACGAAAGCCCGAGTTTTGCGCCCAACAGCCGCCTCATCGTGTACGCCACCCAGCAGCAGGGCAGGGAAGCCCTCATGACCACCACCCTGGACGGCAAGATCAAGGCCAAACTGTCAGGCGCCAGCGGCGATATCCGCGAGCCCGATTGGGGCCCCTTCCAGCGTTAA
- a CDS encoding glycosyltransferase family 2 protein encodes MASLSVTVITHNEAHNIGACLRSVSFADQVVVLDSGSTDDTVKIARSLGAEVGVSPDWPGFGIQKNRALALASSDWVLSIDADERVTPELQMEILACIKAPSSDVYSFPRLSSYCGQYMRHSGWYPDRVTRLFRRTAARFSDDLVHEKVVSQGPVGQLNSHLLHESFRDFEAVLDKANRYSTAGAQSLLNKGRSGSVGKAIVHGLWAFIRTYFLRLGFLDGKMGLVLAISNAEGTYYRYLKLWLLRRDGKGAPAGQ; translated from the coding sequence TTGGCAAGCTTGTCCGTCACCGTCATCACCCATAACGAGGCCCACAACATCGGGGCCTGCCTTCGCTCCGTGAGCTTCGCGGACCAGGTTGTGGTGCTGGACTCCGGGAGCACCGACGACACCGTGAAGATCGCGCGCTCGCTGGGCGCTGAAGTCGGCGTCAGTCCCGACTGGCCGGGCTTCGGCATCCAGAAGAACCGGGCCCTGGCATTGGCCAGTTCCGACTGGGTGTTGTCCATCGACGCCGATGAGCGGGTGACACCCGAGCTGCAGATGGAAATCCTCGCCTGCATCAAGGCTCCCTCGTCCGACGTGTATTCGTTTCCGCGCCTTTCAAGCTATTGCGGGCAGTACATGCGCCATTCGGGCTGGTACCCCGACCGGGTTACCCGGCTGTTTCGCCGTACCGCGGCCCGCTTCAGCGACGATCTTGTGCACGAGAAAGTTGTTTCCCAGGGACCGGTCGGGCAACTGAATTCGCACCTGCTGCACGAAAGCTTCCGGGATTTCGAGGCCGTCCTCGACAAGGCCAACCGTTACTCCACAGCGGGCGCCCAAAGCCTGCTGAACAAAGGCCGCAGCGGCTCGGTCGGCAAGGCGATAGTGCACGGCCTTTGGGCTTTCATTCGCACCTATTTTTTGCGCCTGGGTTTTCTGGACGGAAAAATGGGGCTGGTCCTGGCCATCTCGAATGCGGAAGGCACCTATTACCGCTACCTGAAGCTGTGGCTGCTGCGCCGCGACGGCAAGGGAGCGCCGGCCGGGCAATGA
- a CDS encoding ThiF family adenylyltransferase yields the protein MTSLVEELPADLERRFGGLARLYGAAGAQRIRQAHIVVVGLGGVGSWAAEAAARSGVARLTLIDLDHIAESNINRQVHALDSTLGQAKVQAMRERIAQIHPGCRVDVIEEFVDAANWPGILGLEAGFDRKLFAVIDACDQVRAKTAMAAWAMAAKVNLVSVGAAGGKRLAHRVDVDDLSLVTHDPLLAQLRYRLRKEHGAARKGKIGVACVFSREAVLQPGAAAQTDGSLNCHGYGSVVSVTSTFGLCAAGWALDKIAA from the coding sequence ATGACATCCCTGGTTGAAGAACTTCCTGCGGACCTGGAGCGCCGCTTCGGCGGCCTGGCGCGGCTGTACGGTGCGGCCGGTGCGCAAAGGATTCGCCAGGCACACATCGTGGTGGTGGGCCTGGGCGGCGTGGGCTCCTGGGCGGCCGAGGCTGCGGCCCGAAGCGGCGTTGCACGCCTGACCCTGATCGACCTTGACCATATCGCCGAATCCAACATCAACCGGCAAGTCCATGCGCTGGACAGCACGCTTGGCCAGGCCAAGGTGCAAGCCATGCGTGAACGCATCGCGCAAATCCACCCGGGCTGCCGCGTCGACGTCATTGAAGAGTTTGTCGATGCCGCCAATTGGCCAGGCATCCTGGGACTTGAAGCCGGGTTTGACCGCAAGCTGTTCGCCGTGATCGATGCCTGCGACCAGGTCAGGGCCAAGACGGCCATGGCCGCATGGGCCATGGCCGCCAAGGTGAACCTTGTCAGCGTCGGCGCGGCCGGCGGCAAGCGCCTGGCGCATCGCGTCGACGTCGATGATTTGTCGCTGGTCACGCATGACCCTTTACTCGCGCAGCTGCGTTACCGGCTGCGCAAGGAGCACGGTGCGGCGCGCAAGGGCAAAATCGGCGTGGCCTGCGTGTTCAGCCGTGAGGCCGTTTTGCAGCCCGGTGCCGCAGCCCAAACCGACGGCAGCCTGAACTGCCATGGCTACGGTTCGGTCGTGAGCGTGACCTCTACTTTCGGGCTGTGCGCGGCAGGCTGGGCGCTCGACAAAATTGCCGCTTGA
- the prmB gene encoding 50S ribosomal protein L3 N(5)-glutamine methyltransferase gives MTGATSPAPLTVLALVEQSAARLDAAGLSYSDGFGQGTTNAFDEAAWLVLWKLGLPLDDLDSVENRPVAQAEYEQVAMLLEARIQTRKPAAYLTNEAWLMGLPFYVDERVIIPRSLIAELLADASIDPWLGEHTHRVLDLCTGNGSLAVLAAITYPEVVVDAADISLDALEVARINVDRHHLDGRVTLIESDGLAACPGLYDLILCNPPYVNAASMAALPAEFRAEPGLALDGNRHGGTDGMDFIRDLIQNAARHMSENAVLVLEIGNERENFERAFPTLEPLWFETSSGADQVLLLTREQLT, from the coding sequence ATGACGGGCGCCACGTCCCCCGCGCCCCTGACGGTGCTTGCGCTGGTCGAGCAATCCGCCGCCCGGCTTGACGCAGCGGGCCTGAGTTATTCAGACGGCTTTGGGCAAGGCACGACCAACGCCTTTGATGAAGCCGCCTGGCTGGTGCTGTGGAAGCTGGGCCTGCCGCTGGACGACCTCGATTCAGTGGAGAATCGGCCCGTAGCCCAGGCGGAATATGAACAGGTTGCTATGCTTTTGGAAGCACGCATCCAGACCCGCAAGCCCGCCGCTTACCTGACGAATGAAGCCTGGTTGATGGGCTTGCCCTTTTACGTGGACGAACGCGTGATCATCCCGCGCTCGCTGATTGCCGAGTTGCTGGCCGACGCCAGCATCGACCCCTGGCTGGGCGAGCATACGCATCGCGTGCTGGACCTGTGCACCGGCAACGGCAGCCTGGCCGTGCTGGCGGCCATCACTTACCCCGAGGTGGTGGTCGACGCCGCCGACATCAGCCTGGATGCTTTGGAGGTGGCGCGCATCAACGTAGACCGCCACCACCTGGACGGCCGGGTCACGCTGATCGAGTCCGACGGGCTGGCGGCCTGCCCGGGTCTGTATGACCTGATTCTGTGCAACCCGCCTTACGTCAACGCAGCCAGCATGGCGGCGCTTCCGGCTGAATTTCGCGCCGAACCCGGCCTGGCGCTGGACGGCAACCGGCACGGCGGCACCGACGGCATGGACTTCATTCGAGACCTTATTCAAAACGCCGCACGCCATATGAGCGAAAATGCCGTACTGGTGCTGGAAATCGGCAATGAGCGCGAGAATTTCGAGCGCGCCTTCCCGACGCTTGAACCGCTGTGGTTTGAAACCAGCTCGGGTGCCGACCAGGTTTTACTGCTCACCCGCGAACAACTGACTTGA
- a CDS encoding ABC-F family ATP-binding cassette domain-containing protein: protein MITLKNVVLRRGAKVILDGASVTLNPGENVGLVGRNGAGKSSLFAMLNGTLHEDGGEFSIPTQWRMAQVAQDMPETEQSATDYVIEGDVVLMAAQAEVTAAEASGDGDRMAHAYMELYDSGAHDSQARAQALILGLGFKVSELDNPVNSFSGGWRMRLQLARALMCPSDLLLLDEPTNHLDLDALVWLEAWLKKYQGTMLVISHDREFLDAVTDVTVHIESAKLTRYGGNYSKFEDLRAEQMALQQTAFSKQQDKIAHLQKFIARFKAKASKAKQAQSRVKALDRMEKIAPLLAEADFTFEFKEPANLPNPMLSMQNAFFGYPPPEDAPAGTPPTVIVQNVSKSVLAGQRIGILGANGQGKSTLVKTVARALAPIEGEMIEGKGLNIGYFAQQELDVLRPADNPLEHMIRLVKEVTAAGKMGNQPTREQDLRSFLGNFNFGGDMVKQAVGSMSGGEKARLVLCMIVWQRPNLLLLDEPTNHLDLATREALSMALNEFEGTVMLVSHDRALLRAVCDEFWMVSQGGVAPFDGDLDDYQKYLLDHAKRQREEAKKTGGAGPAAAKSAAPAAAPEQKKPVPRETPEQRKLDAQRRQQQAEATKPLRKEIEKIDLRMKALTTERDSLQALLTTTTAPAEIAQTGKRLKAIESEIDMLEERWLELTEQIETAAV, encoded by the coding sequence ATGATTACCCTTAAAAACGTCGTGCTGCGCCGCGGCGCCAAAGTGATTCTGGACGGCGCGTCCGTCACCCTCAACCCAGGCGAAAACGTCGGCCTGGTGGGGCGCAACGGCGCGGGCAAGTCCTCGCTGTTTGCGATGCTCAACGGCACCCTGCATGAGGACGGCGGCGAGTTTTCGATCCCCACGCAGTGGCGCATGGCGCAGGTCGCACAGGACATGCCGGAAACCGAGCAAAGCGCCACCGACTACGTGATCGAAGGCGACGTGGTGCTGATGGCCGCGCAAGCCGAGGTGACGGCCGCCGAGGCAAGCGGCGACGGCGACCGCATGGCACATGCCTACATGGAGCTGTACGACTCCGGCGCGCATGACTCGCAGGCGCGCGCGCAGGCGCTGATCCTGGGCCTGGGCTTCAAGGTCAGCGAACTCGACAACCCGGTCAACAGCTTCTCCGGCGGCTGGCGCATGCGCCTGCAGCTGGCGCGCGCGCTGATGTGCCCGTCTGACCTGCTGCTGCTGGACGAACCTACCAATCACTTGGACCTGGACGCGCTGGTCTGGCTGGAAGCCTGGCTGAAAAAATACCAGGGCACCATGCTGGTGATCAGCCATGACCGCGAGTTCCTCGACGCCGTGACCGACGTGACGGTGCACATCGAAAGCGCCAAATTGACCCGCTACGGCGGCAACTACAGCAAGTTCGAAGACCTGCGCGCCGAGCAGATGGCGCTGCAACAAACCGCGTTTTCCAAGCAGCAGGACAAAATTGCCCACCTGCAGAAGTTCATCGCGCGCTTCAAGGCCAAGGCCAGCAAGGCCAAACAGGCGCAAAGCCGTGTCAAGGCGCTGGACCGTATGGAGAAGATCGCGCCGCTGCTGGCCGAGGCCGACTTCACCTTCGAGTTCAAGGAGCCGGCCAACCTGCCCAACCCGATGCTGTCGATGCAGAACGCCTTCTTCGGCTACCCGCCGCCCGAAGACGCACCGGCCGGCACACCGCCCACCGTCATCGTCCAAAACGTCAGCAAGTCGGTGCTGGCCGGGCAGCGCATCGGCATCCTGGGCGCCAACGGCCAGGGCAAGTCCACGCTGGTCAAGACTGTGGCGCGCGCACTCGCGCCCATTGAAGGCGAGATGATCGAGGGGAAGGGCCTGAACATCGGCTACTTTGCCCAGCAGGAGCTGGACGTGCTGCGCCCTGCCGACAATCCGCTGGAGCACATGATCCGCCTGGTCAAGGAGGTCACGGCCGCCGGCAAGATGGGCAACCAGCCCACACGCGAGCAGGACTTGCGCAGCTTTCTGGGCAATTTCAATTTCGGCGGCGACATGGTCAAGCAGGCCGTCGGCAGCATGAGCGGCGGCGAAAAAGCGCGGCTGGTGCTGTGCATGATCGTCTGGCAGCGCCCCAACCTGCTGCTGCTCGATGAGCCGACCAATCACCTGGACCTGGCCACGCGTGAGGCGCTGTCAATGGCGCTCAACGAGTTTGAAGGCACCGTGATGCTGGTCAGCCACGACCGTGCCTTGCTGCGCGCCGTCTGCGATGAGTTCTGGATGGTGTCGCAAGGCGGCGTCGCACCTTTTGACGGCGACCTGGACGATTACCAGAAATACCTGCTCGACCACGCCAAGCGCCAGCGCGAGGAGGCGAAGAAAACGGGCGGCGCGGGACCGGCCGCTGCCAAGTCAGCGGCGCCGGCCGCAGCGCCTGAACAAAAGAAACCCGTGCCGCGCGAGACGCCCGAGCAACGCAAGCTCGACGCACAACGCCGCCAGCAGCAGGCCGAGGCGACCAAGCCGCTGCGCAAGGAAATCGAAAAGATCGACCTGCGGATGAAAGCCCTCACCACCGAGCGCGACAGCCTGCAGGCGCTGTTGACGACTACCACCGCGCCGGCAGAGATCGCCCAGACCGGCAAGCGCCTCAAAGCCATCGAAAGCGAAATTGACATGCTGGAAGAGCGGTGGCTTGAGCTGACGGAACAGATCGAGACTGCTGCGGTGTAA
- the dapE gene encoding succinyl-diaminopimelate desuccinylase, translated as MSRTLHLAEQLISRPSVTPDDADCQAMLIARLAPLGFQCETIVSGPESFRVTNLWAKREGKFKGFSPLAQAGHGQSAPELIANGGKAKTLVFAGHTDVVPTGPLDQWLSHPFTPSHRDGKMYGRGTADMKTSIAAMVVAVEEFLAANPDPGLSIAFLVTSDEEGPAVDGTVVVCEQLKARGEVLDYCIVGEPTSVGQLGDMIKNGRRGTMSGKLTVKGVQGHIAYPHLAKNPIHLFAPALAELVATEWDQGNAFFPATSWQVSNIHGGTGASNVIPGELVVDFNFRFCTESTPESLQQRLQAVLSRHQLEYDLKWTLGGLPFLTTPGTLVDAVRGAIQAETGLQTELSTTGGTSDGRFIAKICPQVIEFGPINATIHKINEHVLVSSLDPLKNIYKGVLERLAQVEAA; from the coding sequence ATGTCCCGAACCCTGCATCTCGCTGAACAGCTGATTTCCCGACCCTCCGTCACGCCTGACGACGCCGACTGCCAGGCCATGCTGATCGCGCGGCTGGCCCCGCTGGGCTTTCAATGTGAAACCATCGTCAGCGGCCCGGAGAGCTTTCGCGTCACCAACCTGTGGGCCAAGCGGGAAGGGAAATTCAAGGGTTTTAGCCCTCTAGCCCAGGCAGGACATGGACAATCCGCTCCTGAATTGATAGCAAATGGTGGTAAAGCCAAGACGCTTGTATTCGCCGGCCATACCGACGTCGTACCCACCGGCCCACTCGACCAGTGGCTCAGCCACCCCTTTACCCCCAGCCACCGCGACGGCAAGATGTACGGCCGCGGCACCGCCGACATGAAGACATCCATCGCGGCCATGGTGGTCGCGGTGGAGGAATTCCTGGCCGCCAACCCCGACCCAGGCCTGTCGATCGCCTTCCTGGTGACCAGCGACGAGGAAGGCCCGGCGGTCGACGGCACGGTCGTCGTCTGTGAGCAGCTCAAGGCACGCGGCGAAGTGCTCGACTATTGCATCGTGGGTGAGCCGACCTCGGTCGGCCAACTCGGCGACATGATCAAAAACGGGCGCCGCGGCACCATGAGCGGCAAGCTCACCGTCAAGGGTGTGCAGGGCCACATCGCCTACCCGCACCTGGCCAAGAACCCGATTCACCTGTTTGCCCCGGCGCTGGCCGAACTGGTGGCCACCGAATGGGACCAGGGCAACGCGTTTTTCCCGGCCACCAGCTGGCAGGTGTCCAACATCCATGGCGGCACCGGTGCTTCCAATGTCATCCCGGGCGAGCTGGTGGTGGACTTCAACTTCCGCTTCTGCACCGAATCCACGCCGGAGAGCCTGCAGCAGCGCCTGCAGGCGGTGCTCAGCCGCCACCAGCTTGAATACGACCTGAAATGGACGCTGGGCGGCTTGCCCTTCCTCACTACCCCCGGCACCCTGGTCGACGCCGTGCGCGGCGCCATCCAGGCGGAAACCGGCCTGCAAACCGAGCTGTCGACCACCGGCGGCACCAGCGACGGCCGTTTCATCGCCAAGATCTGCCCTCAGGTCATTGAGTTCGGCCCCATCAACGCCACCATCCACAAGATCAACGAGCACGTACTGGTGAGCTCGCTGGACCCGCTCAAAAACATCTACAAAGGCGTGCTGGAACGGCTGGCCCAGGTGGAAGCGGCATGA
- the pal gene encoding peptidoglycan-associated lipoprotein Pal, which yields MKRTIFSVISSLILAATLTACGSGVKLNDVPVEDRTGQTQQGGNASGATGSGVTPVEVQGTDASLAGPANTTKVIYFDFDSYVVKPEFQGAIESHAKYLTANKTRKMAIEGHTDERGGREYNLALGQKRAEAVRRALGLLGVSDAQVEAVSFGKEKPAVAGSDEEAMAKNRRAELNYR from the coding sequence ATGAAGCGCACCATTTTTTCAGTCATTTCCTCCCTCATCCTGGCGGCCACGCTGACGGCCTGCGGTTCCGGCGTCAAGCTGAACGACGTACCCGTCGAAGACCGCACGGGCCAAACCCAGCAAGGCGGCAATGCATCGGGCGCCACCGGCAGTGGCGTGACGCCGGTGGAAGTTCAAGGCACCGACGCTTCACTCGCCGGCCCTGCCAACACCACCAAAGTCATCTACTTTGACTTTGACAGCTATGTGGTCAAACCCGAGTTCCAGGGCGCCATCGAATCCCATGCCAAGTACCTGACCGCCAACAAGACCCGCAAAATGGCCATCGAAGGCCATACCGACGAGCGCGGCGGCCGTGAATACAACCTGGCGCTGGGACAAAAACGCGCTGAAGCCGTTCGCCGTGCACTCGGTCTGTTGGGCGTTTCGGATGCCCAGGTGGAAGCCGTGAGCTTCGGCAAGGAAAAACCTGCGGTGGCCGGCTCCGACGAAGAAGCCATGGCGAAGAACCGCCGCGCTGAACTCAACTACCGCTAA
- a CDS encoding glycosyltransferase family 2 protein encodes MKISFVVLTYNRTDALLAVLRSLSAQCDERHEVLVADDGSRPDQVQMLFDQCPAFKCPVRHVWHPDVGFTAARARNLGASLAAGDYLVFLDGDCVPNRAFVAAHTRLAEKGCFLNGSRVLISQRLTERVVNGAIDLPSRPVWFWLGARLRGDGNKLLHLLRWPRRLFRVKQGFHWHGIRSCNLGVWRSDFAGVNGFDETFEGWGHEDADLVLRLHHLGVHRKNGFMGTEVFHLWHRENPRNQESINKKRVLERMKTDVILAEKGLRELEPSSPVKITPLNGSKSPL; translated from the coding sequence ATGAAAATCAGCTTTGTCGTCCTGACCTACAACCGCACCGACGCCTTGCTGGCCGTGTTGCGCTCGCTGTCGGCGCAGTGCGATGAACGGCATGAGGTGCTGGTGGCCGACGACGGCTCCCGACCGGATCAGGTGCAGATGTTGTTTGACCAGTGTCCTGCGTTCAAGTGTCCGGTGCGGCATGTCTGGCATCCGGACGTGGGTTTTACAGCAGCGCGGGCGCGCAACCTGGGCGCCAGCCTGGCCGCCGGCGACTACCTCGTCTTCCTGGACGGGGATTGTGTCCCGAACAGGGCTTTTGTGGCTGCGCACACGCGGCTTGCGGAAAAAGGTTGCTTCCTGAACGGCAGCCGCGTGCTTATCAGCCAACGTCTGACAGAACGTGTAGTCAATGGCGCCATTGATTTACCCAGCCGTCCTGTATGGTTCTGGCTGGGCGCGCGATTGAGGGGGGACGGCAACAAATTATTGCACCTCCTTCGCTGGCCGCGGCGTTTATTCAGGGTAAAACAAGGCTTTCACTGGCATGGCATACGCAGCTGCAATTTGGGTGTCTGGCGCTCGGACTTTGCCGGTGTCAATGGATTTGACGAAACCTTCGAGGGATGGGGGCACGAAGATGCCGACCTCGTGCTCAGGCTTCACCATCTGGGCGTCCATCGCAAAAACGGTTTCATGGGCACCGAAGTCTTTCACCTCTGGCATCGCGAGAACCCGCGCAACCAGGAATCCATCAACAAGAAAAGGGTGCTTGAACGCATGAAAACCGATGTGATCCTGGCCGAAAAAGGCCTTCGTGAACTTGAGCCTTCTTCGCCCGTCAAAATAACTCCCCTGAACGGATCCAAATCTCCCCTATGA